One region of Plasmodium vivax chromosome 7, whole genome shotgun sequence genomic DNA includes:
- a CDS encoding replication factor A-related protein, putative (encoded by transcript PVX_098685A), with protein MSENDLLFRISQITTYVSKWIIKAKVVNKSKLSTFKNNNSFFSIDVTDVHGDSISCKFWGSAADKWFNNIELKKVYIFSKGRVSIANPKYNTVKHKYELTFNEDSEIHEVKDDGEIKIQKKISLVNLRDIKIATKETPFTADLIGIVKHIGTISNLKTKQGNDITKQNIIIVDDTKHSFEIAFWDSNVNLIRDEIKENEIYIFTNISIRNWNDMKNGTFGVTSSIEKIENLNEELKAKCTMISEWYNTNGKYEQFTNMRNILSNDVSQIPDKHYALSDVNDVLAKISGTYTLVGRIKRIYWKSKENEHRFYYPACTKCKKKLLSSGQDNATDNDYETNANDEESIVYSCMNCDENNVKPFYNYTFNFLFMDFSGSITLRAFSDEGYNLLGKKAEELKGLDEDTLDYLFNYDFLYKEYKVVVRVNQKVYNGIERVNFTAMRIFPQKHSDISYLLNEIQLLISKDNTANKNKRALNDDSHDAKKQKV; from the exons ATGAGCGAAAACGA ccTCCTCTTCCGCATCAGCCAAATAACGACCTACGTCAGCAAGTGGATTATCAAGGCCAAAGTGGTGAACAAGTCGAAGCTGTCCACCTTCAAAAACAACAACAGCTTCTTCAGCATAGACGTGACGGACGTGCACGGGGACTCCATCTCGTGCAAATTCTGGGGGAGCGCGGCGGACAAGTGGTTCAACAACATCGAGCTGAAAAAGGTGTACATCTTTTCCAAGGGTAGGGTTTCCATTGCTAACCCTAAGTACAACACGGTAAAGCACAAGTACGAACTGACGTTTAACGAGGATAGCGAAATCCATGAAGTGAAGGATGatggggaaataaaaatacagaaaaaaatctcGCTAGTCAATTTAAGGGACATCAAAATAGCCACAAAGGAAACCCCATTCACAGCAGATTTGATAGGTATAGTTAAGCACATTGGCACCATAAGCAATTTGAAGACAAAGCAAGGAAATGACATAACGAAGCAAAATATAATCATCGTTGACGATACGAAGCACTCCTTCGAAATAGCCTTCTGGGACAGCAACGTAAACCTAATTAGAGatgaaataaaggaaaacgaaatttATATCTTCACCAACATAAGCATACGGAATTGGAATGACATGAAAAATGGAACCTTTGGTGTCACCAGTTCGatcgaaaaaatagaaaacttAAATGAAGAATTAAAAGCTAAATGTACAATGATATCAGAATGGTATAATACGAATGGGAAATATGAGCAGTTCACCAACATGAGGAACATCCTATCCAATGACGTCAGTCAAATTCCAGATAAGCATTACGCCTTAAGTGACGTAAATGACGTTTTAGCAAAAATTTCGGGTACCTACACACTCGTAGGGagaattaaaagaatataCTGGAAGAGTAAAGAAAATGAGCACCGATTTTACTATCCTGCTTGCActaagtgtaaaaaaaaactactgTCAAGTGGACAAGACAACGCGACAGATAATGATTACGAAACAAATgcaaatgatgaagaaaGTATTGTATATTCCTGTATGAATTGTGatgaaaataatgttaaGCCTTTTTATAACTACACCTTTAATTTCCTCTTCATGGATTTTTCCGGGTCCATAACTTTAAGGGCCTTCTCCGATGAAGGGTATAATTTATTGGGCAAAAAAGCAGAAGAGTTAAAAGGCCTGGATGAAGATACCCTAGATTACCTCTTCAATTACGATTTCTTATATAAGGAGTACAAGGTGGTCGTTAGGGTTAACCAGAAAGTGTACAACGGAATAGAGCGCGTGAACTTTACCGCCATGAGGATTTTCCCGCAAAAACATTCGGACATTTCCTATCTGCTAAACGAAATTCAGCTGCTCATTTCGAAGGACAACACGGCTAATAAGAATAAGCGGGCCCTAAATGACGATTCTCATGACGCGAAGAAGCAGAAAGTATGA
- a CDS encoding E1-E2_ATPase/hydrolase, putative (encoded by transcript PVX_098690A) has translation MAKSVLLLSNLNSSVKRKITSLKIEEVEGVEGVTFEGNSASISFNDSVVDANRLVAIINSSKDMDGEFQEEDKTEKDSALNELAHRENVEDVNTFTFYPKGKHTKGNHHSSYVKNTILGTNVGEGANSRGLPDGDGYVTLANAYGVGEDVEGGHNDEKNGNGKLSRQVGSGYGGSYFEEGYQEIYRKGVDDGVGDGAGDGVYDGAKGDAHDMQTDECPGERRTNVRGNPLSDAYNGRGGTNARSAACEVKGEHGSGEDSPHGEKLGNLHSVNQTKRGKQHCKNQGLEQSNRQCAKEGCKRGETPDYQEEQLRKGDSLQSGRSRRGNIFQDYETYRGKKENIYICELRIYNMTCDNCGNKIISFLKDKNLIVGGNSFATDSKIKLKLNVSEVDSYPPSSGCNKQSSDNNSVKNFVNKIMNEIKESGFNNDLIDLYKDEDNHNKGILFDITLYVFRDDVIKAYGLLKNMKGIKNVEYDVRHEYVYILYNPDVVGIRFILECLKKKKNIDAYYDEDKEKFFRSTRNNEMNNSRKLIELLCCFFLSIVIIVLNNYQMNMGSMNGFYSYGTYGNYVKMFNFLHFTNGKGDFLGGNAAHELYVQPDGGDSNLFSPLFRAERYFPQGEGGQGVTATSGNASPQVFTPDVGGNSRKGEFQAVAPSDGKKNRKGKKRSQGEADSDEGDSEKEDDAAIAYPEAIDIRMAQGKQVGKEVDPSEEGAAEAEHGKGLHPTADKFGETNKEKQTKELEQDRLSPSDKLQPKKYEENRANGEEGAEDDVGKKAHSQKKVVPNSNYFQKDSSNGKDVKKGSMTEIGEVDFLFDFRREEKQKKGRNGGKDAETSNEVAASAEGTVLRRDSQLRKDSQPRGDSLAHFRARFSRGASAKGGKTTHAEKEMKRGSSQEGNIKGGEEEQSCKMAKGKNQEGEPKESTKEEELPKGEPKKSTKKEELPKGDSLFDENNLHSCMANTLSSIYLDGKLFGNLSLRLFFIFLLSSIVYLYFGFHFVLNGYKNLKNGIINMNVLISISSSFSYFYSLLLLLFCLFFSVDLEGIPLYFDSSALLICIMKLGFEIENFLVSFTKKKIEDLYERTTKHVYILEKRNDKTEDPQLRKQLSNCTIASSRNGKDSGSPLNHSNSSGNRNESPGGNGETSPVGSSALSDFCRNSAQCSSREFKIEGGAASAAAVGEDSPCGRVVRPPHERKGIDVNKIFCEDKKININDFTINSYPVQFIQKHDILVFYEGATLLIDGIKMNDDISYVDESMISGEKKPISKFKGDKIYAGSKCVQGIIILFIDDISKGNYIEYVKKTLDEVNCKKTNLQLYADKIASIFIPFIIGLCIVVFFIWFFLTYFDYVNIKKDNYFKLNRFLSCVFFSIHFSLSILCVACPCAVGLASPLSIAISSYICSSIGIILKNINLFEIFLECNHFIFDKTGTLTVGKPVVNKVYVSSNLDLFADQLLKKASKNKLAVNFGEDDTGSACMGSALGYLSSDDHHFSSSHHHTGEEKNKAAHKSAPTRGDASGVSVYSRLGDTSDGGEHYGNGDKRGKNTGNPSHRYAAHGGRNGDSCPPNEGSLTEEHKHNWRESDTNDGGNNKTLHFIESMHCSGKNVTFYSFTTQRDFYKIEIKKSVMRREERNSPRNSNDMEHTPCSGKQSIFNRIVSFINDKRKKNKYNQIGDNSLKEYFINNPEVSISSPDDSYTSETSSENNDTTITDTQPDGQLSYDGELKQNDEDPFDSENNLSEKITNWLYLFLSLSANLEKYSNHLYATSINAFINSNFCINETFDVQNLKNEKSQGITGVLKDLSVTIGTLYYCYTKYKNTHCRQAAETVDEKLNIKNLEAHLYSCDCNVHKTYQYLYNYSNSKKNESNNIIFMCIEGIIVGFFTLVDDIKPEVFDFIRFLKRERKKVYVCTGDNYMNALYISKILGISKKNVSSNTLPMEKVHFVKKIQSLGSGKVCMIGDGINDCFALKSADLGLSLSTRSNVVMDSADACIVDNDISVITKLFEISRKTLIVIKFNFLFSFLINVFFILLASGSFYALNYVFSPFLFTFLMFCSSIIVILSSLSLKL, from the exons ATGGCGAAAAGCGTTTTGCTTCTTAGCAACCTAAACAGTAGTGTGAAAAGGAAGATAACTTCTTTGAAGATAGAAGAGGTAGAAGGGGTGGAAGGGGTCACTTTCGAGGGGAACTCTGCCTCCATATCGTTCAACGACAGTGTAGTTGACGCGAACAGATTAGTAGCAATTATAAACAGCAGCAAAGATATGGATGGAGAGTTCCAAGAGGAAGATAAAACAGAAAAGGACAGCGCACTGAACGAGTTGGCTCATCGTGAAAATGTCGAAGATGTAAACACGTTTACCTTTTATCCGAAGGGAAAACACACAAAAGGTAATCACCACAGTagttatgttaaaaataccATTTTGGGAACAAATGTGGGTGAAGGGGCCAACTCGAGGGGGCTGCCCGATGGGGATGGATATGTCACTTTAGCAAATGCGTATGGCGTTGGTGAGGATGTGGAGGGTGGCCacaatgatgaaaaaaatgggaatggGAAATTAAGCCGACAGGTTGGCAGTGGGTATGGGGGGAGCTACTTCGAAGAGGGGTATCAAGAAATTTATAGGAAGGGCGTGGATGACGGGGTAGGTGACGGGGCTGGCGACGGGGTTTACGACGGAGCAAAGGGCGATGCGCATGATATGCAGACCGACGAATGTCCTGGCGAACGCCGCACTAACGTTAGGGGTAACCCCTTGAGCGACGCCTACAACGGAAGAGGAGGCACAAATGCGCGTTCCGCTGCATGCGAAGTGAAAGGTGAGCACGGAAGTGGTGAAGACTCTCCCCATGGCGAAAAATTGGGCAACCTCCATTCTGTTAACCaaaccaaaagggggaagcagcatTGTAAGAATCAGGGGCTCGAGCAGTCGAACCGCCAATGCGCAAAGGAGGGATGCAAACGGGGAGAGACACCCGATTACCAGGAGGAACAGTTACGTAAGGGAGATTCACtccaaagtggaagaagccGGAGAGGAAACATCTTCCAAGATTACGAAACGTacagagggaaaaaagaaaatatatacatttgcgAATTGAGAATTTACAACATGACGTGTGACAATTGTGGCAATAAAATCAtcagttttttaaaagacaaaaatttaattgtaGGTGGAAATAGCTTCGCAACAGATAGTAAAATCAAGTTAAAACTGAACGTGTCTGAGGTGGATTCTTACCCCCCGAGCAGCGGGTGTAACAAGCAAAGTAGCGACAACAACagtgtaaaaaatttcgtgAACAAAATAATGAATGAAATAAAGGAGAGCGGATTTAATAATGACCTGATAGACTTGTATAAGGATGAAGATAACCATAATAAGGGCATCCTCTTTGACATCACTCTGTATGTATTTAGGGACGACGTGATAAAGGCCTATGGGTtgttgaaaaatatgaagggaattaaaaatgtagagtATGATGTGCGGCATGAGTATGTCTACATTTTGTATAACCCAGATGTGGTCGGGATTAGGTTCATTTTGGAATGtttaaagaagaagaaaaatatcgACGCCTACTATGATGAAGATAAAGAGAAATTTTTTAGAAGCAcaagaaataatgaaatgaATAATTCTCGTAAATTGATTGAACTTTtgtgctgtttttttttgagcattGTCATTATAGTCCTTAATAATTACCAAATGAATATGGGTTCCATGAATGGCTTTTATTCCTATGGCACTTACGGGAATTACgtgaaaatgtttaattttttgcatttcacAAATGGGAAAGGGGATTTCTTGGGGGGAAACGCTGCACATGAGTTGTATGTTCAACCCGATGGGGGGGAcagcaatttattttcccctctttttcgCGCCGAACGGTATTTTCcgcagggggaagggggacaAGGGGTGACCGCGACGAGTGGAAACGCATCACCACAGGTTTTCACTCCTGACGTGGGGGGCAATTCGCGAAAGGGGGAGTTCCAAGCGGTTGCACCAAGTGATGGGAAGAAGAACcgcaaggggaagaagcgcagCCAGGGTGAAGCTGACTCTGATGAGGGCGACTCTGAGAAGGAGGACGACGCGGCCATCGCGTACCCGGAAGCCATAGACATCAGGATGGCTCAGGGCAAGCAAGTTGGCAAGGAGGTGGACCCTTCTGAGGAAGGAGCCGCAGAAGCGGAACATGGAAAAGGACTCCATCCTACAGCTGACAAATTTGGAGAGACAAACAAGGAGAAGCAGACGAAAGAACTCGAGCAGGATAGATTATCCCCGTCCGATAAACTACAACCAAAAAAGTATGAGGAAAATCGTGCGAATGGTGAGGAAGGAGCGGAGGATGACGTGGGGAAGAAGGCGCACAGCCAGAAGAAGGTCGTTCCGAACTCTAACTACTTTCAGAAGGATTCCTCAAATGGTAAAGATGTTAAGAAGGGGAGTATGACCGAGATTGGCGAGGTGGATTTCCTGTTTGACTTTCGACGGGaggaaaagcagaaaaaagggagaaatggggggaaagaTGCGGAAACGTCTAACGAGGTAGCAGCGTCCGCTGAAGGTACTGTGCTCAGGAGGGACTCTCAGCTCAGGAAGGACTCTCAGCCCAGGGGAGACTCCCTGGCACACTTTCGCGCCCGCTTCAGCAGAGGCGCAagcgcgaagggggggaagaccaCACATgcggaaaaagaaatgaaaaggggaTCTTCCCAAGAGGGAAACattaaagggggggaagaagaacaaagTTGTAAAATGGCGAAAGGGAAGAACCAGGAGGGGGAGCCAAAGGAGAGTACCAAGGAGGAAGAATTACCGAAAGGGGAGCCAAAGAAGAGTACCAAGAAGGAAGAATTACCTAAAGGAGATTCCCTTTTTGATGAGAACAATTTACACAGTTGTATGGCAAATACGTTGTCAAGCATATACCTGGACGGTAAACTATTTGGAAACCTATCGCTGAggttgttttttatttttttgctaagtTCCATTGTTTACCTCTATTTCggatttcattttgttctaaatggctacaaaaatttaaaaaatggaataattaACATGAACGTTTTGATATCCATCAGTTCCTCGTTTTCCTACTTTTActctcttctccttttgctcttctgcttgtttttttccgttgACTTGGAGGGAATTCCTCTCTACTTCGATTCATCCGCTTTGctaatatgtataatgaaACTGGGGTTCGAAATTGAGAACTTTTTAGTCAGttttacgaaaaagaaaatagaAGATTTATACGAGAGGACCACCAAGCATGTGTACATCCTGGAGAAGAGGAATGACAAGACGGAAGATCCCCAGTTGAGGAAGCAGCTGAGTAATTGCACAATTGCAAGTTCGCGTAATGGGAAGGACAGTGGGTCCCCTCTTAATCACAGCAACTCGAGTGGCAATCGAAATGAGTCCCCCGGTGGAAATGGAGAGACGTCTCCTGTTGGAAGTAGTGCACTGTCCGACTTTTGCAGAAATAGCGCCCAATGTTCGAGCAGAGAGTTTAAGATAGAGGGAGGAGCAGCATCCGCAGCGGCGGTAGGTGAGGATTCCCCCTGCGGCAGGGTCGTCCGCCCCCCCCATGAGCGCAAAGGAATAGATGTcaacaaaatattttgcgAAGACAAAAAGATTAACATAAACGATTTTACGATCAATAGCTACCCAGTGCAGTTTATCCAAAAGCACGACATTTTGGTGTTCTACGAAGGGGCCACGTTACTAATTGATGGGATCAAAATGAACGATGACATTTCCTATGTAGATGAAAGTATGATtagtggggagaaaaaacccATTAGCAAATTTAAAGGGGACAAAATATATGCAGGGTCTAAATGTGTACAGGGgataataattctttttattgaTGACATTTCCAAGGGGAACTATATTGAATATGTTAAGAAAACTTTAGACGAAGTGAActgcaaaaaaacgaatttaCAATTATATGCAGATAAAATAGCTAGCATATTCATCCCATTCATTATAGGGTTATGCATTGTcgtatttttcatttggtTTTTCCTAACCTATTTTGATTATGTGAATATAAAGAAggataattattttaagttAAACAGATTTTTATCGTGTGTATTCTTCTCCATTCATTTTTCCCTATCAATTTTATGTGTGGCTTGTCCCTGTGCCGTTGGGTTAGCGAGTCCTCTGTCCATTGCCATCAGCTCGTACATATGTAGCAGCATtggaattatattaaaaaatataaacctCTTCGAAATATTCCTCGAATGTaatcatttcatttttgacaaGACGGGCACGCTAACAGTTGGGAAGCCGGTGGTCAACAAAGTGTACGTGTCTTCCAATTTGGACCTCTTCGCAGACCAGTTGTTGAAAAAGGCTTCAAAGAATAAGCTCGCGGTGAATTTTGGGGAAGACGATACGGGCAGTGCGTGTATGGGCAGCGCGTTGGGCTACCTCTCCAGTGATGACCACCATTTTAGCAGTTCGCATCATCACACgggtgaagagaaaaataaagcagcTCACAAAAGTGCTCCCACTCGGGGTGACGCCAGCGGAGTGAGTGTGTACAGCCGTTTAGGCGATACTTCCGATGGAGGGGAGCATTATGGGAACGGGGacaagagggggaaaaatacgGGAAACCCTTCTCACAGATACGCTGCCCATGGGGGTAGAAATGGGGACAGCTGTCCGCCAAACGAAGGTAGCCTCACCGAAGAGCACAAACATAACTGGCGCGAAAGTGACACAAACGATGGCGGTAATAATAAGACTTTACATTTTATAGAAAGCATGcactgttcaggcaaaaatgtCACCTTCTACTCCTTCACAACGCAGAGggatttttacaaaattgagataaaaaaatcgGTGATGAGGAGAGAAGAAAGAAACAGCCCGAGGAACTCCAACGACATGGAGCACACCCCCTGCAGTGGAAAACAGTCCATCTTCAATCGCATAGTGTcatttataaatgataaaaggaagaaaaataaatataatcagATAGGAGACAATTCCCTGAAGGAGTATTTTATAAACAACCCGGAAGTGTCCATCTCTTCACCTGACGATTCGTATACCAGCGAAACGAGCAGCGAAAATAATGACACGACCATTACGGATACTCAGCCAGATGGACAACTGTCATACGATGGTGAGTtgaaacaaaatgatgaggACCCATTTGATagtgaaaataatttgagtgaaaaaattaccaactGGTTATACCTCTTTTTAAGTTTAAGCGCAAATTTGGAAAAGTATAGTAACCATTTATACGCTACGTCAATAAATGCTTTTATAAATTCCAATTTTTGCATTAACGAAACGTTTGATGtgcaaaatttgaagaatgaaaaaagccAGGGTATCACTGGAGTGTTAAAAGACCTATCGGTTACCATTGGCACGCTGTACTACTGCTATACGAAGTATAAAAACACGCACTGTCGACAGGCAGCAGAAACTGTTGATGAGAAATTGAATATCAAAAATTTGGAGGCCCATCTGTACTCCTGTGATTGTAATGTACACAAGACGTATCAGTACCTGTACAATTATTccaatagcaaaaaaaacgaaagtaataatattatttttatgtgcataGAAGGAATAATCGTCGGATTTTTTACCCTCGTGGATGACATAAAACCGGAGGTGTTTGACTTTATTAGGTTCCTGAAGAGGGAGCGCAAAAAGGTCTACGTCTGTACTGGTGATAATTACATGAACGCTCTTTACATTTCTAAAATTTTGGGGATATCCAAGAAGAACGTGTCCTCGAATACCTTGCCCATGGAGAAGGTCCACTTTGTGAAGAAGATACAGTCGCTCGGCAGTG GAAAAGTGTGCATGATCGGAGACGGCATAAACGACTGCTTTGCCCTGAAGAGCGCGGACCTGGGGCTGTCCCTGAGCACGCGCTCGAACGTGGTGATGGACAGCGCCGACGCGTGCATCGTCGACAACGACATAAGCGTCATAACGAAGTTGTTTGAAATAAGCAGAAAAACTTTGATAGTGATCAAATTcaactttttgttttccttcctcatCAACgtcttttttattctcttgGCAAGCGGGTCGTTCTACGCCCTCAACTACGTCTTTTCGCCCTTTCTGTTCACCTTCCTGATGTTTTGCAGCTCCATCATTGTGATTCTCTCCTCCTTGTCTTTGAAATTGTAG
- a CDS encoding hypothetical protein, conserved (encoded by transcript PVX_098695A): MIKMIKVAGFCRRERLPRASGKFAAAWLGKSYSTAKMDSVAAKTDSITAVDNKYIYNVYKLDKTYYNNLKVINSYDEYHNLVVKNEYFKDYSKLGNKFNQGETWEHNGEDLADGFKPSMEERKDAVRTDLGKMKKENEECTNVITSTDLQVLYFGSYENNISVLLFEKFKSIIEKNKKLQFFFLDVNVCPQCSYNCDVTYVPCVCLIYKNHLYRKKLEINYENPIDDKYLDEYLSSVQKSIDSFHTYNNKFIYKLKKQSNYLNTKYIDVDNQNIHKENWNTF, translated from the coding sequence ATGATTAAGATGATCAAAGTGGCAGGTTTTTGCAGGCGGGAGCGACTCCCCCGCGCCAGTGGCAAATTCGCCGCCGCATGGCTAGGCAAGAGCTACAGCACAGCGAAGATGGACAGCGTCGCGGCGAAGACGGACAGCATCACAGCCGTTGACAACAAGTACATTTACAATGTGTACAAATTAGATAAAACATACTACAACAATTTGAAGGTAATAAACAGCTACGATGAATACCACAATTTGGTCGTAAAAAATGAGTACTTTAAGGACTACTCCAAATTGGGAAACAAGTTTAATCAGGGAGAAACGTGGGAGCATAATGGGGAAGATTTGGCGGACGGATTTAAACCCTCCATGGAGGAAAGAAAGGACGCAGTGAGAACCGATTtaggaaaaatgaagaaagaaaatgaagaatgcACAAATGTCATTACGTCCACCGATTTACAGGTGCTATACTTTGGTAGCTATGAAAATAACATTAGTGTTCTTTTATTTgagaaatttaaaagtatcatcgaaaagaataaaaagttacaattttttttcctggatGTTAATGTCTGCCCACAGTGTTCTTACAATTGTGATGTTACCTATGTGCCTTGTGTttgtttaatatataaaaatcatttgtatagaaaaaaattagagaTCAATTATGAAAACCCCATTGATGATAAGTACCTCGACGAGTACTTAAGTTCTGTGCAGAAGAGCATAGATTCGTTTCACACGTACAACAATAAGTTTATTTACAAGTTGAAGAAGCAGAGCAATTACCTGAACACCAAATATATAGATGTGGACAACCAGAACATCCACAAGGAGAACTGGAACACCTTCTAG